The segment CAATTGATTTCTGATTTCACCACCTGTATAGGCTTAGGTGTTGGCTTCTGTAGTCTGCACACTAGTTTCCCAATCCACCTTTTTCAGATTCTAAAAGTTGGCTTTTCTTGAAGAGGGGGCTAATTCATTCTCCTTGACTTTCTGGTCTTAGCTATTCCTTTACTTCATTTAGGGTTTCAGGAGGCAGCTGAGAGCACTCAGGCTCAGTTGTCCATGTGTCATCAGAAGTTCACTGAGAGATTCTCAAATGTGTCAGTCTGCTCTTGTTCCTAGAAGAAATGCTTTGTGATTCTGTTCAAAGAACACCAATTAGTTCTTCTTAGTAATGTTTTAGTAACGACCTTTGTATCTACTTATACTTGagatggtacatttttttttaatttttatttatttatgatagtcacagagagagagagaggcgcagagacacaggcagagggagaagcaggctccatgcaccgggagcccgatgtgggattcgatcccgggtctccaggatcacgccctgggccaaaggcaggcgccaaaccgctgcgccacccagggatcccgagatggtacattttaaagaagatttatttacttgagataggACAAGCGgggaaagaagggcagagggagaagcagactcctcgctgagtgcagggagccccattcggggctcaatcccaagaccctgggatcatgacctgagctgaaggcagccgcagagctgagccacccaggcaccccacgatGGTGCTTTAATGTTcccttctcttgtctttttctgacattttatgtCAAAAATTCACTAGCCCCATAAGAGGGGttttttatgtcttcttgattttttaaaaataattttctagtctCTGAATTGCTCTGAGCTTGGTAGAATGTGAATAGGAACGTATTCCatagagcagggatccctgggtggcgcagcggtttggcgcctgcctttggcccagggcgcgatcctggggacccgggatcgaatcccacatcgggctcccggtgcatggagcctgcttctccctctgcctgtgtctctgcctctctctctctctctgtgactgtcatgaataaataaattaaaaaaaaaatctttaaaaaaaaaaaaaatggaacgtATTCCATAGAGCAGGAAGGAGGACAGATCTGAACTTGTGGAAAGTTGCCGTTATTGTTTTAGAAGCTCTGCTTGCCAGAGAAGGCAAACAAAACCTCAGGACCCGACCTCTTACCACTGGACTGGGGTAAGAGATGGGTTATTCTGTCCGGCTCCTTGAAATCACCTTGGAGATGGTGATGATCTTTGGGAAAGTTCAGGAAATTAGGTTTGGAACAATTTATACTCTCTGAAGTCCAATAAAGAATGGAGATGAAGCCATAATTGTTTTCCTTCACTTAGCTGGTATTAAGGGACACTGGGTGAACCTAGCAGAGAAAGAGCTGAAGATTTAGGACTAGAAGTTGTAGGATGGCAGGAGAGGTGGAGGACCGCCTAGGGTCTCACTTCCTGCTAAGATGGGTGGTTGAGGCTGAGTGTCCTGTGCCAACAGGAGGAGGCTGAGCACTGTGAAAATCTACTTAGGCTTTTCCCTTAACCTTGTGCCAGGTTGGTGGAGATGAGTGGACAAGACCCTCTCAATCTCTTGGATCTTGCAGCACAGAGCCTGCGGAATGAGAAGGCCTCAGCTGTACGTGACCTGGGAGAGCTCCCTGTCGGCCTTTTCCCAACTCTGTCCACAGCAGCCTTTGATGGGGGACACACGAAGACTGTGACAGCAATGGTGCAGGCCTGGCCCTTTCCCTGCCTCCGTCTGGGACCGTTAAGAGATCAGTCAAGAACTCAAGACCTCTTGGAAGCCGTCCTGGATGGGCTGGAATTGGTTCCTCCTAACGCTGTTTGGCCCAGGTAACTGGAGAGATGGGGTGCTGGTAGGGGCACAGTGAATTGCAGAAGTGGGAGCTGGATTCAGGGATGTGGAGTCCAAGCATGTGCTAGCCTCTCCTGGTGGTGCAGCATCTGTCATCATGAGGCCCTGAGGCCATTGTCAGAGTCCCTCCGTGAAGAGAGTCCTGGCATAGTTCAGAGCTGATCATGCTACTGAGGTGGTTAAGAGTGTGGCTGGGTTCCTGGGTGGTATCCCGGCAACGTATAATGTGGGGAAGCAAGGAGGGCACCTAGAAGGCATAGTGGAcggcagagggcagggctgctggTTGGCACAGTGGTGGGTCCCCAGGGTCTGCCGCTGCTGCTGGTCTCCTGCCGGCCCCGCTCTACAGGCCTGAAATTCCTCATGTCTGCTCTCCTCCTCATTCCCCACAGGAGATCAAAGCTGAAGGTGCTGGATTTTATCCATGACGTTGAGCACTCCAACTGGGAGGAGTGCTCGGAGGCTACTCCTGCACCCTTTGTCATCACTCACATGCTAGAAGAGCCGGAGGCGGACAAGCTGACACCCAGTTACAAAGAACAGCCTTAGCATCACCGAGAACCCGAGGAAATACACAGAGACCTTTTCCTAGGTGGTTTGTTCGGCTTCTTCCACCTGTCTGGGTTCCCCTCGTACATACTCCAGAGAGTCGAGAAGAACCATGGCGGTCTGCGCCTCCACTGTCAGACACTGGTCATTGTCCAAGTGCCATTCCTCAGCCTTGTCGAGATCCTGGGGATGCTGGAGCTGGAGACCATCCGGGAGCTGAGGCTTCATTACAGGAGTACGTTCTGCTCCCGTTCTGACCTAATCCAGTTTTTTTTACCCGCGCAAGGGTAAATGAGCAACCTGGGCAACCTCATCATGAACGACATCCCCTGGGATTTCCCTGCAGACTGTTTCTTTTTGCTGAGTCCACTGGGCCGCCTCTAGAAGCTCCATCTCATCTTTGGCTGTCTCTCGGGCCAGCTGCATAAGATGCTGAGTGAGTGTGCGACAAGTCCCTCTGAAGGGCCAGGGGCCAGGATCCCTGGAGTCGTCCCTGAACCCCGCTGCGTCGGAGCAGAGACAAGCCTGGATTTCCAATCCTGTGAGGCCGCAGAGTCACTGAGGACACAGACTGCAAGGCTGAGGTCTTGGACCAGCCAGTGGCTGTCGATTGCTATAGAAGAGAAAGATGCAGGTCTGAAATTGGCCTGTCATtcactctttcattcattttcacgCACTCAGTCCGTGCCAAGCAGACAGCTAAGAATGGATATGAAACTCTGACCAAACTCAGGGTCTCGTCTTCCTAGAGCTTATGTAGAGAAAGTGAACCAGGATGGTAGGTTGTCAGGGTGGTGTTTGAGGGAGGGAACTGCCCCCTCACCAATGTCTAAGCTCAGCTGATTTGATgaactccttcctctcttttgtgTCTCACAGACTTCTCTGTAGCCTGCCCCCCCCTACCCCCCCGAATACAGAGCTGTTCTCCTGGGGCCTGGTCTTTGAGTAAATAGAAGCATGGGGAACCATCTTCCCAAATTCTCCAGCCAGTAAAACCTATGCTTTACCATGTGTAGGAACTATAGCTAAATTTCATTAATTCAGCCACACTTTGTGGAGCATGTGCGATAATTGTGTTGATGGGGCTTATTAGGAAGCTAAGGCTGAGAGGTGCCTGACTCCATAGTCTGCAAACAGAGAGGTCCCATGGCCAGCAGGGATGGGTTTCACTCCACACTCTGTGGTCTTAACCACTACAGAAGCCTGGCTCCCACCATGTGCATCCAGACTCGGGTAGGCATTGTGCCAATTTCTCAGGCCAGATTTCTGGATCTTTCCCAAATGTATCTAGTGGGACACTCGAGTTTCCAAGAAGTgactgtgtctgtctgtccacaATGGCCTGCAAAACCACTGGAGACGCTGGTGATCAATGGATGCAGGCTCATTGAGAATGACATCACCTACTTGTCCCAGAGCATTCATGCCACCCGCCTGAAGGAGTTGGTTCTCTGTGGCAATAACCTGTCCCACACGGTTCCTGGGCCCCTCCAGGTTCTGCTGGGGGAGGTGTCTGGCACTCTACAGCACCTGAACTTGTGCAGCTGCCGGCTGAAGGAAGCCCAGCTCCGAACCCTGCTTGCCTGCTCTGTGCTGCTGCTCGAGCCTCCCCTCGCTCGTGTTCTACGACAATGTCATCTCCACATCGGGCATCACGAACGTGCTTCAACAGTTAGGAGGGTTGAAGGAGCTGAAGCGTGTGCAGTCCCCTGTTCCTGCTGAATGTGTTGTATACTTGGATGAATACAGGTGGGGGAAGCTCAACAGAGTGGAACTTGCCCGGGTGCACGCCAAGTTGCAGGAAATGTTGCAACCACCCCAGCGGGCCGACATGGAGTCAACTAATTCTACCTCAGTGGCCTGACAATGAAAACGCACAGCTGACCTGATGGGGAAGAGGAGCAGCATCTGTCCTGGAGCTGTGGTTGTGGATTTCCCGGATGGTGTGGCTTCAAGGAAAACtatcaaaacaagaaaacacaacCAACGCTCCAGTGGGGACTGCTGTTTCTGGATCCAGCTGGGGCTCAATTCTTCATGAAATCGACAAGCACTGGTCAAACATGGACACTGTGCAAGTGTTCTGATGCTGCGTATAAAAGGACAACTTCGCCTGACACTGGTACTTCTAGTCTGTTTACCCAGTTTCCCTTTCATTATGCTTCAGTATTCCCACTTTGAACAACACGAAGTTGGGTGAGTTAATTCTCAAAACATTAGTTTATAAAGTGAGGTCAATGAAATGTTCATCAAAGGAATAGGTGAACGTGATACGATCAACACGGAGCGTTCATTCaactatttattcaaatatttgttgacttccTGTTTTGTTCAGAAACTGCTCTCACCGGGAAGACGGTGTAAACATTCGGGGTGTCTGCTCTCCAAGAACTTAGCTTTGAAAGAGGATGGGGCCCACTAAACCAAGTCAGCAGACCCGTAAGAAAGCTGGTTTCAAAGGAGCGCTGTAAGAATGACAGAAGGAATACCAGTCTGATGAGGGCTTATTGGAGTTAGGAGCACTATGAGATGATTGAGAATATGCATCAGTCTCTGCCCTCAGttgctggcacagagctcctgaaaccTTGTCATTTCCTAAGTAATAACACTAGGAACATCCTCTGTTCCAGCATTTGGTCTTTGACCCCCATCCCTGACAGAGggcttttgttcttttaagattttatttattcatgagagagacagagagagagagagagaggggcagagacacaggcagagagagaagtaggcttccgcccagggagcccgatgtgggactggatcctgggacactaggaccacgccctgggccaaaggcagggtaacccactgagccacccaggagtccccagaggGCTCTTGAAAGCTTTATAAATTCCCAAGTGATAAGGGTGCTAGGatcatcttttgttctaatgaggtggcTCAGGCTGTGCTCTCAGATGACTCCCAGATGGGACTGGTCCCCAGAAAGATGAGGCCATGATTACGAGCTTGGAATTTTAGGCCCCATCCCTCATCTTccagagcagggaagaggggctggaaatggaATGATTGATCATGCCTATGTGAGGAAACCTTCCTAAAACCCCAGTCATAGGGGATTTGGAGAGCTTCCACCTAGATGTACCCCAACACCACAAGGACAGAAACTCCTGCACGTCCTCCCCCCGCCAGGACTTCACCCTGTGTAAGTCCTCATCCGGCTCTTCATCTGTATTGTTTGTCCTTTTATAACTGGTAAATGTGTTTCCCTGAGATCTGTGAGCCACTGTAGCAAATTACTCCAACCCGAGGGGGTGCTCATGGGAGCCTCTGATTTGCATCCAGTTCAGACAAGTTGTATAACCTGGGGACTTAACTACTattggcatctgaagtagggCGGGGGCGGTCTTGTGGGACTGGGCGGGTAAGTTGGGATCCGCCACTATCTCCAGGTGGATGGTATCAGAGATGTGATGTGACTGAGTTCTCATTGCAGGGAAAAATCGCCTCACGCCTAAAGTGTCAGAAGTCACTTGTGTGAAGAGTAACGGAGACACAGGAGAGACTCCCAGCAGGGAAGCCCCAGGTTTTTCCCTTTGAAGGAGGTAGACAGAACTGGGGTTTTCCTTTATAGCCCCTATTCTTTTTGAGGGGGGTTGTGGTGGGGAAGATCAGGGAATTGAGGCTTCTGTGTGAACCTTCTGATGACTCATAGGTGAGTGTTGAGAAGCACCCAGATATGAGGAGAGCTGGGGACACCCCTCCCAGGCGGAGAAATGAGAGAGACGGTGAGAAGGAGTCAAGGAGATGGAGGCTTcactttgagtagtatggataGGTTAACAGTATTTTTCCAATCCAGGAacttggaatgtctttccatttatttgggtctttgaaaatttccttcatcagtgtttATAATTTTCAGCATACGAGTCTTGCACCTCTTTTggttcctaagtattttattcttgctGTTGTTATGGtagatggaattgttttcttaatttcttttttaggtaTTTCATTGTTAGTCTTTCGAAATGTCTCCAATTTTTATACGTTGATTTTATATTGTGTAAGTTTACTGAATTTTAGTAGGTTTTTGTGGAAAGTCTTTACACTTTCCTACATATATGATCTTTCCACCTGTGAatagataattttacttttttctttatgacttCTATACcttgtgtttctgtgtcttgcctgattgctcaggctaggacttccagaacaGTGTTGAgtagcagtagtgagagtggagaTCGTTGCCTTGTTCTTTCAGGTTTAACGCACTGGTTATATTAGCTGTAGAGTTTTCATAGATGggctttattgtgttgaggtttTAGAAGTTTTACTGAACATGAGTTGGTGTTGAAGTTTGTCACATGTTCTGCGTCTGTTGAAATGATGATGATGTAATATTTGTGTCTCATTGTTTGTATTGTGTCTCACATTGATTTGCATTGATTTTGCATGTGTGAGGCCAACTTTGaatcccaaggataaatcccacttggtcagggTATAGGACTCTCTTGATGTGCTGTTGAATTTAGTTTGttagtacagttgacccttgagaaCAGCATGGTGGATACGGATGCCAACAGTGAGAAATCTGTATATAACTTTTGTCTTCCCCCAAAACGTAAGTACTAATGGCATACTATTGTGAGAAGCCTTACCGACAGgaataacacatattttatgttatatgtatgatatactgtatttatatagtaaagtaaactagagaaaaggaaatattaaaaaaatcacaaagaagagaaaataggggtgcttgggtggctccttCAGTTAAGAGTTCAACTCTTGATGTcggctcaggtctcaatctcagggtcatgagttcaggccctgcattgggctccacgcccaATGGAGTCTACCTTCAAgggtgtgggggcacctggatgattcagttaagcatctgactcttgatttcaacgtAGACCatacatgatctcagggtcatgaattcaagccccagtgtagactccatgctgggcatagagcctgcttaagatcctctctcccactccctcccgcAACTTGCCCACCTGCACTCTAATACAAAAGAGAAGATAGGGTCAGGGTACTGTATACATACTTACGTGAGTGTACTGGCTCGTGACAGGAATGGTGGCCCCGAGATGGCCATGTCCTGCAGCCTGGTAGCCTTGGCTCATCAGTAGGTCACTGGGTGGGTCTAAAGGTGGCAGCAGTATCTTGGAGGTTCAGTATAGCTGCCCCATCTGCCTGCTGGTGTACCACAAGCCATGGTCAACAGCTACTGTAGCCAAACTTGAGTGTGCTGGCCTCCAGGAGGCCATGGGGCCAGGGCACCACTAGGAGGAGGAGTCCACACCCAGCCCAGGAGGGGCCCAAGGCCTGCAGT is part of the Canis lupus baileyi chromosome 27 unlocalized genomic scaffold, mCanLup2.hap1 SUPER_27_unloc_5, whole genome shotgun sequence genome and harbors:
- the LOC140629656 gene encoding melanoma antigen preferentially expressed in tumors-like, which encodes MTACPELHLVRLVEMSGQDPLNLLDLAAQSLRNEKASAVRDLGELPVGLFPTLSTAAFDGGHTKTVTAMVQAWPFPCLRLGPLRDQSRTQDLLEAVLDGLELVPPNAVWPRRSKLKVLDFIHDVEHSNWEECSEATPAPFVITHMLEEPEADKLTPSYKEQP